One genomic segment of Clostridium estertheticum subsp. estertheticum includes these proteins:
- a CDS encoding 50S ribosomal protein L25 produces the protein MEQVILNALERTTSNKKFNEDGFIAGVMYGDGSTDATSVKFELVPLRKILVKHGSNAKVVVKYGEEEKTGFIKEIQRHPVTAKITHIDVQLVSKDHEIKLQLPISYKGEENLSSQRLQLQVQKSEIDVFGKMAIMPDSLSVDVSQMALGDSITIKNFDLNKEIRVTDKEDEVYASITQMKEEVEEVVEEVVATPEAAAAEPEVKA, from the coding sequence ATGGAACAGGTTATTTTGAATGCACTTGAAAGAACTACAAGCAATAAAAAATTTAATGAAGATGGTTTTATAGCAGGAGTAATGTATGGAGATGGTTCTACAGATGCAACTTCTGTAAAATTTGAATTAGTACCATTAAGAAAAATTCTTGTAAAACATGGTTCTAATGCAAAAGTTGTAGTTAAATACGGAGAAGAAGAAAAAACTGGATTTATAAAAGAAATTCAAAGACATCCAGTAACTGCTAAAATCACACACATAGACGTTCAACTTGTATCTAAAGATCATGAAATTAAATTACAACTACCTATTTCTTATAAGGGTGAAGAGAATTTAAGTTCACAACGTCTTCAATTACAAGTTCAAAAATCAGAAATAGATGTGTTTGGTAAGATGGCTATAATGCCAGATTCACTAAGTGTTGATGTATCACAAATGGCACTTGGAGATTCAATTACAATAAAGAATTTTGATTTAAATAAAGAAATAAGAGTTACTGATAAAGAAGATGAAGTTTACGCATCTATAACACAAATGAAGGAAGAGGTTGAAGAAGTAGTTGAAGAAGTAGTTGCAACTCCTGAAGCAGCAGCTGCTGAACCAGAAGTTAAGGCATAA
- the glpK gene encoding glycerol kinase GlpK: protein MAKYIMALDQGTTSSRCILFNEKGLIVTSAQKEFTQIFPKAAWVEHDPMEIWSTQISVATEAMAKVNASAADIAAIGITNQRETTVVWDKRTGVPVYNAIVWQCRRTAQYCDELTEKGFDKVVRAKTGLILDAYFSGTKIKWILDNVEGARAKAEAGNLLFGNIDTWLIWNLTGGKTYVTDYSNASRTMLFNIHELKWDDELLETLNIPKSMLPEVKPSSYVYGHTDSSLFGGEIPIAGAAGDQQAALFGQTCYNSGTAKNTYGTGCFMLMNTGDKAIESKQGLLTTIAWGIDGKVEYALEGSVFIAGAAIQWLRDELQMIDNASDCEEYAMSVEDTNGVYVVPAFVGLGAPYWDPYARGTIVGLTRGSKKAHLIRATLEALAYQTHDVLKAMQQDSGIRLTELKVDGGACNNNFLMQFQSDILNVQVDRPEVTETTALGAAYLAGLAVGYWKSKEEVAKHWAISRSFKPSMTEEHRKELLHGWHIAVKRSGIRLE, encoded by the coding sequence ATGGCTAAATATATAATGGCACTTGATCAAGGAACAACAAGTTCAAGATGTATTCTATTCAATGAAAAGGGGCTTATTGTAACATCGGCTCAAAAGGAATTTACTCAGATATTCCCAAAAGCAGCTTGGGTAGAACATGATCCAATGGAAATATGGTCAACTCAAATTAGTGTTGCAACTGAGGCAATGGCTAAAGTTAATGCGAGTGCCGCAGACATTGCAGCAATAGGTATTACAAATCAAAGAGAAACTACTGTAGTTTGGGATAAGAGGACAGGAGTTCCAGTATATAATGCGATTGTATGGCAATGTAGAAGGACAGCGCAGTATTGTGATGAATTAACGGAAAAGGGCTTTGATAAAGTAGTTAGAGCTAAAACTGGATTAATTTTGGATGCATATTTTTCTGGAACAAAAATTAAATGGATATTAGACAATGTGGAAGGTGCTAGAGCAAAAGCCGAAGCTGGTAATTTATTATTTGGTAACATAGATACATGGTTAATTTGGAATTTAACCGGAGGAAAAACATATGTAACAGATTATTCTAATGCATCAAGAACAATGCTATTTAACATTCATGAATTAAAGTGGGATGACGAATTACTCGAAACATTAAACATACCAAAATCAATGCTTCCAGAGGTTAAACCATCTAGTTATGTTTATGGACATACGGATAGTTCGTTGTTTGGTGGTGAAATTCCTATAGCTGGAGCTGCTGGCGACCAACAAGCAGCACTGTTTGGACAAACTTGTTATAATTCAGGAACAGCAAAAAATACATATGGAACTGGATGCTTTATGCTTATGAATACTGGAGATAAAGCAATTGAATCTAAGCAGGGACTACTTACAACTATTGCTTGGGGAATAGATGGAAAAGTAGAGTATGCACTTGAAGGCAGTGTATTTATAGCAGGAGCAGCTATACAATGGTTAAGAGATGAACTTCAAATGATTGATAATGCTTCTGATTGCGAAGAATATGCAATGTCTGTAGAGGATACAAATGGAGTATATGTAGTCCCAGCTTTTGTAGGCCTTGGTGCACCATACTGGGATCCTTATGCAAGAGGAACAATTGTAGGACTTACAAGGGGATCAAAAAAGGCGCATTTAATAAGAGCAACTCTTGAAGCACTTGCATACCAAACCCATGATGTTTTAAAAGCTATGCAACAAGATTCTGGAATTAGACTCACTGAACTTAAAGTTGATGGAGGAGCTTGTAATAATAATTTCTTGATGCAGTTTCAATCAGATATTTTAAACGTTCAAGTGGATAGACCAGAAGTTACTGAAACTACAGCACTTGGTGCAGCTTATCTTGCTGGGCTTGCAGTAGGATATTGGAAAAGCAAGGAAGAAGTTGCAAAGCATTGGGCGATTTCAAGAAGTTTCAAACCTAGTATGACAGAGGAACATAGGAAAGAATTACTTCATGGATGGCATATAGCTGTTAAGAGATCGGGGATAAGACTTGAATAG
- the thiW gene encoding energy coupling factor transporter S component ThiW — protein MKTKKLTISSLLIAIGVIAGNIIFIPVGVAKCFPVQATINVISAVLLGPGYGVAIAFCISLLRNVLGTGSLLAFPGSMIGVLLAGILYRKTKMNLLAVVGEIFGTGIIGGILAFPIANIIMGKKVGALFFVAPFLISTIGGSLIAFFILRVPRFKKTC, from the coding sequence ATGAAGACTAAAAAGTTAACTATTTCATCACTTTTAATAGCTATTGGCGTAATAGCTGGCAATATCATATTTATACCGGTAGGAGTAGCAAAATGCTTTCCGGTGCAGGCTACGATTAATGTTATATCAGCTGTATTATTAGGCCCTGGATATGGCGTAGCCATAGCCTTTTGTATATCTTTACTAAGAAATGTTTTAGGAACAGGTTCACTTTTAGCATTCCCTGGAAGTATGATCGGAGTACTTTTAGCTGGAATATTATATAGAAAAACTAAAATGAATCTACTCGCAGTAGTCGGAGAGATATTTGGAACAGGAATCATTGGGGGAATATTAGCATTTCCTATTGCAAATATTATAATGGGCAAAAAAGTGGGTGCATTATTCTTTGTAGCACCATTTTTAATAAGTACTATTGGAGGAAGCCTAATTGCATTTTTCATTCTTAGAGTACCTAGATTTAAAAAAACTTGTTAA
- the thiD gene encoding bifunctional hydroxymethylpyrimidine kinase/phosphomethylpyrimidine kinase → MKKVLTIAGSDSCGGAGVQADIKSLSANGVYAMSVITAITAQNTMGVFEVRDLDAEIIKAQIDAIFTDIILDAVKIGMVSKISTIDAISEKLELYKPKNIVLDPVMISKSGYSLLKPESKSALIKKLIPLASLITPNVPEAEEILREVNLEFPDIETIEDMEKAAKEMYKMGCKNILLKGGHMKGKAVDVFYDGEEITRFTSERINTKNTHGTGCTLSSAIAANLALGFSMKESIKKSKQYITTAIEHSLDIGHGVGPTNHFYELYKKAGMAND, encoded by the coding sequence ATGAAAAAAGTTTTAACTATAGCAGGCTCTGACAGCTGTGGAGGTGCAGGAGTTCAGGCAGATATAAAAAGTTTAAGTGCAAACGGCGTATATGCAATGAGTGTCATTACAGCCATAACGGCGCAGAATACTATGGGCGTTTTTGAAGTTCGGGATCTAGATGCAGAAATCATTAAGGCACAAATTGATGCTATTTTTACAGATATAATTTTAGACGCAGTTAAAATTGGTATGGTGTCTAAAATTTCTACAATTGATGCGATAAGTGAAAAATTAGAATTATATAAACCTAAAAACATAGTACTTGATCCTGTAATGATATCAAAAAGCGGTTATTCACTGTTAAAGCCAGAGTCAAAATCAGCTTTAATTAAAAAACTTATACCACTCGCATCACTTATTACACCTAATGTACCAGAAGCTGAAGAAATACTTCGTGAAGTCAATTTAGAGTTTCCAGATATAGAAACTATAGAAGATATGGAAAAAGCAGCTAAGGAAATGTATAAGATGGGATGCAAAAATATACTTCTAAAAGGTGGGCATATGAAGGGTAAAGCGGTAGATGTATTTTATGATGGAGAGGAAATTACGCGTTTTACGTCTGAGAGGATAAATACAAAAAATACTCATGGCACGGGATGCACTTTGTCATCTGCTATTGCTGCAAATTTGGCATTGGGTTTTAGTATGAAGGAATCAATAAAAAAATCAAAACAATATATAACAACTGCTATAGAACACTCTTTGGATATTGGGCATGGAGTTGGACCAACAAACCATTTCTATGAATTATATAAAAAAGCGGGGATGGCAAATGATTAA
- the cytX gene encoding putative hydroxymethylpyrimidine transporter CytX has protein sequence MIKDKEKLGFWTFVFLWFGAAVSIAEIMTGGLIAPLGFKVGIIVILLGHLIGTGILILGGIIGSREKVPAMTSTNISFGVYSTYLFSILNILQLIGWTAIMIKVAARSVNLISQSLWDVNNVLVYIILIGVLTILWLYFGNAGMKKLNITAVSLLFILTLVLGSIIFKDKTLLTKAATGGISFGGALELSIVMPLSWLPLIADYTRFARSEKGGAYGSFIGYFIGSSWMFIIGLGAAIVSNNSDPSVMMLAANLGIAALGIVVLSTVTTTFLDVYSAGVSFLNIVPKLGEKKIGIIMTVIGTIIAIIIPMENYENFLYAIGSVFAPLFAVLITDYFIIKKNTKVKSDVLINWGAIFVWIIGIMLYYWFIKLDFVLGATMPDMVITGFIYLISWRMMSKWKLTIK, from the coding sequence ATGATTAAGGATAAAGAAAAATTAGGCTTTTGGACGTTTGTATTTTTGTGGTTTGGGGCTGCAGTATCTATTGCTGAAATAATGACAGGTGGATTAATTGCACCTTTAGGATTTAAAGTTGGAATAATAGTAATACTTCTAGGTCACTTGATTGGAACAGGAATATTAATACTCGGTGGAATCATTGGATCTCGTGAAAAAGTGCCAGCAATGACTTCAACTAATATTTCTTTTGGGGTATATAGTACATATTTGTTTTCAATTTTAAATATACTTCAGCTAATAGGTTGGACTGCAATTATGATTAAGGTAGCCGCGAGGTCTGTAAACTTAATATCACAAAGCCTATGGGACGTAAATAATGTTTTAGTATATATAATTCTTATAGGTGTATTAACAATATTGTGGCTCTATTTTGGAAATGCAGGCATGAAAAAATTGAATATTACAGCGGTATCATTACTCTTTATACTTACATTGGTGCTTGGATCAATAATATTTAAAGATAAAACACTTCTAACAAAAGCAGCGACCGGTGGAATTTCATTTGGAGGAGCATTAGAACTTAGTATAGTTATGCCTCTTTCATGGCTACCTTTAATTGCAGATTATACTAGATTTGCAAGGAGTGAAAAGGGAGGGGCCTATGGAAGTTTTATAGGTTATTTTATTGGAAGTTCATGGATGTTTATTATAGGTCTTGGGGCTGCTATTGTTTCAAATAATTCAGATCCTTCGGTTATGATGCTTGCAGCTAATTTAGGAATAGCGGCTCTTGGAATAGTAGTGTTATCCACAGTAACTACTACATTTTTAGATGTGTACTCGGCAGGAGTTTCATTTCTAAACATAGTGCCAAAACTTGGTGAAAAAAAGATTGGTATCATTATGACGGTTATTGGGACAATTATAGCAATTATAATTCCTATGGAAAACTATGAAAATTTTTTATACGCTATAGGGTCAGTATTTGCACCATTATTTGCGGTTTTAATTACAGATTATTTTATAATAAAGAAAAACACAAAAGTAAAATCTGATGTACTTATAAATTGGGGAGCAATTTTTGTGTGGATTATAGGAATAATGCTTTATTATTGGTTTATAAAACTTGATTTTGTACTAGGAGCTACAATGCCTGATATGGTTATTACAGGATTTATATATTTAATAAGTTGGAGGATGATGTCAAAATGGAAATTAACAATAAAATAA
- the thiM gene encoding hydroxyethylthiazole kinase, which translates to MEINNKIIKLLDDLRERTPLVHQITNYVTVNDCANITLAIGGSPVMADDINEVLEMVSLSSSLVINIGTLNSRSVESMIKAGKRANELKIPVILDPVGAGATSYRTEVCKRIISEVRLAVIRGNLSEIKTIYGIDTITRGVDASESFDVSGDEFTKTKEMARKFAVKFVTVVAITGEVDIITDGKILYTTSNGHKMMSRVTGTGCMCTAVIGCYLGAGENNLIAALAGVVSMGIAGETAYERLDKKIEGSGTFRMKMIDVMYNLCEVEINKRSKINEE; encoded by the coding sequence ATGGAAATTAACAATAAAATAATTAAATTATTAGATGATTTAAGAGAAAGGACTCCTTTAGTTCACCAGATAACGAATTATGTTACTGTTAATGATTGTGCTAATATTACACTAGCTATTGGTGGTTCTCCTGTTATGGCAGATGATATTAATGAAGTCCTCGAGATGGTATCACTTTCATCTTCACTTGTTATAAATATAGGAACGCTAAATAGTAGAAGTGTAGAGTCTATGATAAAGGCAGGAAAAAGGGCAAATGAGTTAAAGATCCCTGTCATCCTAGATCCTGTTGGAGCAGGGGCAACATCTTATAGAACAGAAGTATGTAAAAGGATTATAAGCGAGGTCAGATTAGCAGTAATAAGAGGGAATTTGTCTGAAATAAAAACAATATACGGTATTGATACTATTACAAGAGGGGTGGATGCTTCTGAGAGCTTTGATGTAAGCGGTGACGAATTTACAAAAACGAAAGAAATGGCAAGGAAATTTGCTGTTAAATTTGTAACAGTTGTAGCTATAACAGGCGAGGTAGACATTATAACAGATGGTAAAATTCTTTACACCACATCAAATGGTCATAAAATGATGTCTAGGGTTACAGGCACTGGGTGTATGTGCACTGCAGTCATTGGTTGTTATTTAGGGGCAGGAGAAAACAATTTAATAGCTGCCCTTGCAGGAGTCGTTTCAATGGGAATAGCAGGTGAAACAGCATATGAAAGGTTAGATAAAAAGATCGAAGGTTCAGGAACTTTTAGGATGAAAATGATTGATGTTATGTACAATTTATGCGAGGTAGAAATAAATAAAAGGAGCAAGATAAATGAAGAATAA
- the thiE gene encoding thiamine phosphate synthase, translating into MKNKINYNLYLLTDREMLVDTDIYTAVEESIKGGATLVQLREKDISTLEFYNIASRIKKVTDKYNVPLIINDRIDIALAIDAAGVHLGQSDMPASIARSIIGNNKIIGISTSTVEEAREAEKEGADYVGVGAMFPTTTKEDASAVSVHCLKEIKDNISIPVVAIGGITHKNVDLLKEANIDGVAVISDILAKKCIKEATEKIVVAMK; encoded by the coding sequence ATGAAGAATAAAATAAATTACAATCTTTATCTTCTTACAGATAGAGAAATGCTTGTGGATACAGATATATATACTGCAGTGGAAGAGTCAATAAAAGGTGGAGCTACATTAGTTCAACTTAGAGAAAAGGACATAAGCACTTTAGAATTTTATAATATTGCATCAAGGATTAAAAAAGTTACTGACAAATATAATGTACCACTGATTATAAATGATAGAATAGATATTGCTTTAGCTATAGATGCTGCAGGTGTTCATTTAGGTCAAAGCGATATGCCAGCAAGCATTGCGCGAAGTATAATAGGAAATAATAAGATAATTGGAATTTCTACATCAACAGTTGAGGAAGCGAGAGAGGCAGAAAAAGAAGGCGCAGATTATGTTGGCGTTGGTGCAATGTTTCCTACAACTACTAAAGAGGATGCAAGTGCTGTTTCTGTGCACTGCTTAAAAGAAATAAAAGACAATATCTCTATTCCTGTAGTTGCTATTGGTGGAATTACACATAAGAATGTTGATTTATTAAAGGAGGCAAATATTGATGGAGTAGCTGTAATTTCAGATATTCTTGCGAAAAAATGTATAAAAGAAGCAACAGAGAAAATAGTAGTAGCAATGAAATAA
- a CDS encoding 6-phosphofructokinase — translation MIIEGKVLIAQGGGPTAVINQSLVGAVLEARKFAQVTKVYGAINGVNGIVNENFHDLSRETTHNLEQVAMTPSSALLSTRDKPDEEYCKEIFKVLKAHEIRYFFYIGGNDSSDAVRIVNQQAIISNYELRAIHIPKTIDNDLMINDHTPGYGSAAKYITNAFIGANLDNRALPGIYIGVVMGRHAGFLTAAAALAKKYEDDGPHLIYVPERVFKIEQFLNDVKNVYDKYGRCVIAVSEGIQDEKGVPIIANLMERVEKDDHGNIQLSGTGALGDLLGKYIRNNLNIKRVRSDTFGYPQRCFMGCVSDVDRNEAREVGEKAAQYALWDNVGGSITIHRTGHYSVDYRLTPLELVAGKTKVMPDKFINSACNNVTEAFINYARPLLGSEMHYAHRLRASKVPKILNKKD, via the coding sequence ATGATAATTGAAGGTAAAGTTTTAATTGCACAAGGTGGTGGACCAACAGCTGTTATTAATCAATCTCTAGTTGGTGCAGTTTTAGAAGCAAGAAAATTTGCGCAGGTAACAAAAGTCTATGGTGCTATAAATGGAGTAAATGGGATAGTTAATGAAAATTTTCATGATCTTAGCCGTGAGACAACTCATAATTTAGAGCAGGTTGCAATGACTCCATCATCTGCACTTTTATCTACAAGAGATAAACCAGATGAGGAATATTGTAAGGAAATATTTAAGGTACTTAAAGCTCATGAAATAAGATATTTTTTTTATATTGGAGGAAATGATTCATCAGATGCAGTTAGGATAGTAAATCAGCAAGCTATAATTTCAAATTATGAACTTCGAGCAATTCATATACCAAAAACTATAGACAATGATCTCATGATTAATGACCATACTCCTGGATATGGATCTGCAGCTAAATATATTACCAATGCATTTATTGGAGCTAATCTTGATAATAGAGCGTTACCAGGAATTTATATAGGGGTAGTAATGGGACGTCATGCAGGTTTTTTGACGGCCGCCGCAGCCCTTGCTAAAAAGTACGAAGATGACGGACCGCATTTAATATATGTACCTGAAAGAGTTTTTAAGATAGAACAATTTTTAAATGATGTAAAAAATGTTTATGATAAATATGGAAGATGTGTAATTGCTGTTTCAGAAGGTATTCAGGATGAAAAAGGAGTACCAATAATCGCAAATCTCATGGAAAGAGTAGAAAAAGATGATCATGGAAATATACAACTTTCTGGAACAGGGGCATTAGGTGACCTTTTAGGTAAGTACATTAGGAATAATTTAAATATTAAAAGAGTTAGATCAGATACATTCGGATATCCTCAAAGGTGTTTTATGGGATGTGTCTCAGATGTAGATAGAAACGAGGCTCGAGAAGTAGGAGAAAAAGCTGCACAGTATGCACTTTGGGATAATGTTGGTGGTTCAATTACTATTCATAGAACAGGACATTACTCTGTAGATTATAGACTTACTCCACTAGAACTAGTAGCAGGTAAGACAAAGGTAATGCCTGATAAATTTATTAATAGTGCATGTAATAATGTTACTGAAGCATTTATAAATTATGCTAGGCCATTATTAGGGTCAGAAATGCATTATGCACACAGACTTCGCGCATCTAAAGTACCAAAAATTTTAAATAAAAAAGATTAA
- a CDS encoding alanyl-tRNA editing protein has product MEKLYYEDQYKTEFTTEIIDIIKKENKYHVELNETYFYPKSTGQPSDTGHINGSLVTCVYEENNKIYHVLEVKPLKIHKVKCTINFGLRYDYMQQHLGQHILSACISNLFNLPTIGFKLGLTSSTIDLDKGICAQEIKDCEKLANGIVLENIKVEVLYLINSELKKLSLKKLPVKSGEKIRIVKIGDIDVFPCLGIYPNSTIEVQLIKVINFEKYKTGIRIEFICGKRAVSDYIFKFEAIEKMSKLLSCSNDTIISKVETLTGELNKSLTKVRALSATVATYEVENMLKEAEKIAGVRVLKFIYDKMDLKYATMLATKLVTSPKVIVLFGIKLQDKANLLFMCSKDLKIIRMDSLLKDAITLIDGKGGGSEFSAQGGGKNNNNLDSTLDYALSKIKESILHSHY; this is encoded by the coding sequence TTGGAAAAGTTATACTATGAAGATCAATATAAAACAGAATTCACAACTGAAATAATAGATATAATAAAAAAAGAAAACAAATATCATGTTGAATTAAATGAAACGTATTTCTACCCCAAAAGTACTGGCCAGCCAAGTGATACAGGACATATAAATGGATCTTTAGTCACCTGTGTATACGAAGAAAACAATAAAATATATCATGTATTAGAAGTGAAACCTTTGAAAATTCATAAGGTTAAATGTACTATAAACTTTGGTTTGCGATATGATTATATGCAGCAACATTTAGGCCAACATATACTCTCCGCATGTATTTCTAATTTATTTAATCTACCTACTATTGGTTTTAAACTTGGCTTAACTTCTTCAACTATTGATCTTGATAAAGGTATTTGCGCCCAAGAAATTAAAGATTGTGAGAAACTGGCTAACGGTATAGTTCTTGAAAATATTAAAGTAGAAGTTCTATATTTAATAAACTCAGAACTAAAAAAATTATCACTAAAAAAACTCCCAGTAAAATCCGGTGAAAAAATTAGAATTGTGAAAATTGGTGATATTGATGTTTTTCCATGTCTAGGCATATATCCAAATTCCACCATTGAGGTTCAATTAATTAAAGTTATAAATTTTGAAAAATATAAAACCGGGATAAGAATTGAATTTATATGTGGAAAAAGAGCAGTTTCTGATTATATTTTTAAATTTGAAGCTATTGAAAAAATGTCTAAACTCTTATCCTGCAGCAATGACACGATTATATCTAAAGTTGAGACTCTTACAGGTGAGCTTAATAAGTCGCTTACGAAGGTCAGAGCACTAAGTGCAACAGTTGCTACATATGAAGTTGAAAACATGTTAAAAGAAGCTGAAAAAATAGCTGGTGTTAGGGTGCTTAAATTTATTTATGATAAAATGGACCTCAAATATGCTACCATGTTAGCGACAAAATTAGTAACCTCGCCCAAAGTTATAGTTTTATTTGGGATAAAACTTCAAGATAAAGCAAACCTCTTATTCATGTGTTCAAAAGACTTGAAAATTATAAGAATGGATTCTCTTTTAAAGGATGCAATAACTCTTATAGATGGTAAGGGTGGTGGAAGTGAATTTTCTGCACAAGGTGGTGGAAAAAATAATAATAATTTAGATTCCACGCTTGATTACGCCTTAAGTAAAATTAAAGAAAGTATACTTCACTCCCATTATTAA
- a CDS encoding CPBP family intramembrane glutamic endopeptidase: MKNKKILLANSLLLLALLLFIIVPFWAIKIFKLVRPISENVSLLLSGSASVIVLGGIALLYCIITKRKFKNVMVIKKISIKQAYLTMFVAFGTYIFAMGINAITIKLFPFAIKDGTQISNLLGGSTMLLGLLVVVLVPAFFEEIFFRGIFLDAYDGVNKKIKYFIITSIFAAFHGNVMQIMYVMFLGFILLMVREYTGSIVGSMTLHAANNAISFILSKVLMNYMRSGIEGSALKSAQEANVTLVAVLIQATVAFLIGGAIIYTNLRKLKEYKDTESRAKRVGQEENNEYLKYVVKDEKNLNLTKYIPLAIYFVSMVVIVVNKY; this comes from the coding sequence ATGAAAAACAAAAAAATATTATTAGCTAATAGCTTATTATTATTGGCATTATTGTTATTTATCATAGTGCCATTTTGGGCGATTAAAATATTTAAATTAGTTCGTCCTATAAGCGAAAATGTTTCATTACTTCTTTCAGGTAGTGCTAGTGTTATAGTTCTTGGCGGAATTGCTTTATTATACTGTATAATTACTAAAAGAAAGTTTAAAAATGTAATGGTAATAAAGAAAATATCTATAAAACAAGCTTATCTAACTATGTTTGTAGCGTTTGGTACTTACATTTTTGCTATGGGTATTAATGCTATAACAATTAAGTTATTTCCATTTGCAATAAAAGATGGTACACAGATATCGAATCTATTAGGTGGTAGTACAATGTTACTGGGATTATTAGTTGTAGTTTTAGTTCCAGCATTTTTCGAGGAAATATTCTTTCGAGGGATTTTTTTAGATGCTTATGATGGGGTAAATAAAAAAATAAAATATTTTATAATAACATCGATATTCGCAGCTTTTCATGGAAATGTAATGCAAATTATGTACGTTATGTTTTTAGGATTTATTTTACTAATGGTTAGGGAGTATACAGGATCGATAGTCGGCAGTATGACACTTCATGCAGCGAATAACGCAATATCATTTATTTTAAGTAAGGTACTAATGAATTATATGAGAAGTGGGATTGAAGGTAGCGCTTTAAAATCAGCACAGGAAGCTAATGTTACCTTAGTGGCAGTATTGATTCAAGCCACAGTAGCATTTTTAATTGGGGGAGCAATAATATATACAAACCTAAGAAAACTTAAAGAGTATAAGGATACTGAAAGTAGGGCTAAAAGAGTAGGGCAAGAAGAAAATAATGAATATTTAAAATATGTGGTAAAAGATGAGAAAAATTTAAATTTAACAAAATATATACCACTAGCCATATACTTTGTTTCTATGGTTGTGATTGTTGTAAATAAATATTAG
- the add gene encoding adenosine deaminase, producing MKYKDLPKIDLHCHLDGSVRPETIIDIARSEDIKIPCYDVYNITKELTAPEECKSLDEYLKRFVIPNLVMQSKESLRRITFELLEDCAKENIKYIEVRFAPLLHVNKGLTISDVIESVISGIKDAEERYDIKGNVILCCMRFMSADKAVEVVEAGAKYISKGVVAIDLCGAEDYEFCKKFIEPVALARKYGYRITIHAGETGIGKNVLEAVELLGAERIGHGVFIKDCIEAYNIVKDKKITLEMCLTSNIQTKAVDEVCNHPIYNFYNDGIKVTVNTDNRTVSNTNMTKECQVLFTEFNITFNDYKQIYLNSVNAAFVDLETKEVLRSYI from the coding sequence ATGAAATATAAAGATTTACCAAAAATTGATTTGCATTGTCATTTAGATGGCAGTGTTAGGCCGGAAACAATAATTGACATAGCAAGAAGCGAGGATATAAAAATTCCGTGTTATGATGTTTATAATATCACAAAAGAATTGACTGCTCCAGAGGAATGCAAGTCCCTGGATGAATATTTAAAAAGATTTGTAATTCCTAATTTAGTAATGCAATCAAAAGAAAGTTTGAGAAGAATTACATTTGAACTTCTTGAGGATTGTGCTAAAGAAAACATAAAATATATCGAAGTTAGGTTTGCGCCACTACTTCATGTAAACAAGGGATTAACTATAAGTGATGTAATAGAAAGTGTAATATCTGGAATTAAAGACGCAGAAGAGAGATATGATATAAAGGGAAATGTAATACTTTGTTGCATGAGATTCATGTCTGCAGATAAAGCAGTTGAAGTTGTGGAGGCGGGAGCAAAGTATATATCCAAAGGTGTAGTTGCTATAGATTTGTGTGGAGCTGAAGATTATGAATTTTGCAAAAAATTCATAGAGCCTGTAGCACTAGCTAGAAAATATGGATATAGAATAACTATTCATGCAGGTGAAACAGGAATAGGTAAAAATGTGCTCGAGGCAGTGGAGCTCTTGGGAGCAGAAAGAATTGGACATGGAGTATTTATTAAAGATTGTATTGAGGCTTACAATATTGTAAAAGATAAAAAAATAACTCTTGAAATGTGCTTAACAAGTAATATTCAAACTAAGGCTGTTGATGAAGTATGTAACCACCCAATTTATAATTTTTATAATGATGGAATAAAAGTAACAGTAAACACTGACAATAGGACTGTATCAAACACAAACATGACTAAGGAATGTCAAGTTTTATTTACTGAATTTAACATTACTTTTAATGATTATAAACAGATATACCTTAATAGTGTAAATGCAGCTTTTGTTGACTTAGAAACAAAGGAAGTCTTAAGAAGTTATATTTAA